One Phragmites australis chromosome 23, lpPhrAust1.1, whole genome shotgun sequence DNA window includes the following coding sequences:
- the LOC133906123 gene encoding DEAD-box ATP-dependent RNA helicase 9-like isoform X2: MYAVLRRAAPLRRRAVSILAAALLQQQPAALGAAARFHSSPAWLGFRETSAAGAAARPEFAAEEGFFEEGKRASGGAGGAGEEGLDVAKLGISSKIVQRLAAKGITKLFPIQRAVLEPVMQGRDMVGRAKTGTGKTLAFGIPILDAIIRHNEKYKPGKFPLAIVLAPTRELAKQVEREFLESSSLETICVYGGTPINMQMRKLNYGVDVVIGTPGRVIDLLNRDVETILERVPSQRQTLMFSATMPTWIRKLTQKYLKNPVTVDLVGEDDQKLAEGISLYSISSENREKPAVLGQLIQEHAKGGKCIVFTQTKRDADRLSHTMGRSFQCEALHGDISQAQRERTLSGFRDGRFNILIATDVAARGLDIPNVDLVIHFELPNSSEIFVHRSGRTGRAGKKGTAIAMYNYQQSRAIRVIENDVGSKFTELPKINVEGSDLMGAGFDSFGGGGGGGGFGREGYGGSNYGRSRSFGGRGGFGNSGRSGGFGRSGGGFSDSGFGRSSGGFGDSGFGRSGGGGGFGDSGFGRSSGGFGDSGFGRSGGGFGDSGSGRSSVNRSGGFGDSGSGRFGGGFGGSGSGGFGSFGDKKSGQSGGFGNSS; this comes from the exons atgtACGCCGTCCTCCGTCGCGCGGCGCCTCTCCGGCGGCGCGCCGTGTCCATCCTCGCGGCCGCGCTCCTCCAGCAGCAGCCGGCGGCGTTGGGGGCGGCCGCGCGGTTCCACTCGTCTCCGGCGTGGCTGGGGTTCCGGGAGACGAGCGCTGCCGGGGCGGCGGCGCGCCCGGAGTTCGCGGCCGAGGAGGGGTTCTtcgaggaggggaagagagcgagcggtggagctggcggcgCCGGGGAGGAGGGGCTGGACGTGGCCAAGCTGGGGATCTCGTCCAAGATCGTGCAGAGGCTCGCTGCAAAGGGCATCACCAAGCTGTTCCCTATCCAG AGAGCGGTTCTTGAGCCAGTGATGCAGGGAAGGGACATGGTTGGTCGTGCCAAAACTGGGACTGGGAAAACTTTGGCGTTTGGAATCCCCATATTGGATGCAATTATCCGCCACAATGAGAAGTACAA ACCTGGAAAGTTTCCCTTGGCTATTGTTTTGGCACCAACAAGAGAACTTGCAAAACAAGTTGAGAGGGAATTCCTCGAATCTTCCTCCTTGGAAACAATCTGTGTATATGGAGGCACTCCTATTAACATGCAAATGAGGAAACTTAATTATGGTGTTGATGTTGTCATCGGGACACCTGGACGGGTGATTGATCTGCTAAACAGAG ATGTCGAGACAATTTTGGAGAGAGTGCCCTCACAACGTCAAACACTGATGTTCTCTGCAACAATGCCGACTTGGATACGAAAGCTCACACAAAAGTACCTAAAAAATCCTGTTACAGTAGACCTT GTGGGTGAGGATGACCAGAAGCTGGCCGAAGGAATTAGTCTGTATTCTATCAGTTCAGAGAATCGTGAAAAACCTGCTGTCCTTGGACAACTGATTCAG GAACATGCTAAAGGTGGTAAGTGCATTGTGTTCACGCAAACAAAAAGGGATGCTGATCGATTGTCACACACCATGGGTCGAAGTTTCCAGTGCGAAGCCCTTCATGGGGATATCTCACAAGCCCAAAGAGAGAGAACACTTTCAGGATTTCGTGATGGGCGGTTTAATATTTTGATTGCCACTGATGTTGCTGCTCGTGGATTGGATATCCCAAATGTAGATCTG GTGATACATTTTGAATTGCCAAACTCTTCAGAAATATTCGTTCACAGGTCTGGCCGAACTGGCCGTGCTGGAAAGAAGGGTACTGCAATTGCGATGTACAACTATCAACAAAGTAGAGCTATCAGGGTTATTGAAAACGATGTTGGTAGCAAGTTCACAGAG CTTCCAAAAATCAATGTTGAGGGGTCTGACCTGATGGGTGCTGGCTTTGATTcctttggtggtggtggtggtggtggaggatttGGTCGTGAAGGGTATGGCGGGTCGAACTATGGGCGCTCACGGAGTTTTGGTGGACGTGGTGGTTTTGGCAACTCGGGCCGAAGCGGCGGGTTTGGTCGATCAGGAGGTGGATTTAGCGATTCTGGATTTGGCCGCTCAAGCGGTGGATTTGGTGACTCTGGGTTTGGTCGttcaggtggtggtggtggattcgGTGATTCTGGATTTGGTCGCTCAAGCGGTGGATTCGGTGACTCTGGGTTTGGTCGTTCAGGTGGCGGTTTTGGGGATTCTGGTTCAGGCCGGTCCAGTGTTAATCGTTCGGGTGGATTTGGGGATTCTGGATCAGGTCGGTTTGGTGGTGGTTTTGGTGGTTCTGGCTCAGGTGGCTTTGGCAGCTTTGGTGATAAGAAGTCGGGACAATCTGGTGGCTTTGGCAACTCGTCTTAG
- the LOC133906123 gene encoding DEAD-box ATP-dependent RNA helicase 9-like isoform X1: MYAVLRRAAPLRRRAVSILAAALLQQQPAALGAAARFHSSPAWLGFRETSAAGAAARPEFAAEEGFFEEGKRASGGAGGAGEEGLDVAKLGISSKIVQRLAAKGITKLFPIQRAVLEPVMQGRDMVGRAKTGTGKTLAFGIPILDAIIRHNEKYKPGKFPLAIVLAPTRELAKQVEREFLESSSLETICVYGGTPINMQMRKLNYGVDVVIGTPGRVIDLLNRGSLNLSEIKFVVLDEADLMLSVGFDQDVETILERVPSQRQTLMFSATMPTWIRKLTQKYLKNPVTVDLVGEDDQKLAEGISLYSISSENREKPAVLGQLIQEHAKGGKCIVFTQTKRDADRLSHTMGRSFQCEALHGDISQAQRERTLSGFRDGRFNILIATDVAARGLDIPNVDLVIHFELPNSSEIFVHRSGRTGRAGKKGTAIAMYNYQQSRAIRVIENDVGSKFTELPKINVEGSDLMGAGFDSFGGGGGGGGFGREGYGGSNYGRSRSFGGRGGFGNSGRSGGFGRSGGGFSDSGFGRSSGGFGDSGFGRSGGGGGFGDSGFGRSSGGFGDSGFGRSGGGFGDSGSGRSSVNRSGGFGDSGSGRFGGGFGGSGSGGFGSFGDKKSGQSGGFGNSS, from the exons atgtACGCCGTCCTCCGTCGCGCGGCGCCTCTCCGGCGGCGCGCCGTGTCCATCCTCGCGGCCGCGCTCCTCCAGCAGCAGCCGGCGGCGTTGGGGGCGGCCGCGCGGTTCCACTCGTCTCCGGCGTGGCTGGGGTTCCGGGAGACGAGCGCTGCCGGGGCGGCGGCGCGCCCGGAGTTCGCGGCCGAGGAGGGGTTCTtcgaggaggggaagagagcgagcggtggagctggcggcgCCGGGGAGGAGGGGCTGGACGTGGCCAAGCTGGGGATCTCGTCCAAGATCGTGCAGAGGCTCGCTGCAAAGGGCATCACCAAGCTGTTCCCTATCCAG AGAGCGGTTCTTGAGCCAGTGATGCAGGGAAGGGACATGGTTGGTCGTGCCAAAACTGGGACTGGGAAAACTTTGGCGTTTGGAATCCCCATATTGGATGCAATTATCCGCCACAATGAGAAGTACAA ACCTGGAAAGTTTCCCTTGGCTATTGTTTTGGCACCAACAAGAGAACTTGCAAAACAAGTTGAGAGGGAATTCCTCGAATCTTCCTCCTTGGAAACAATCTGTGTATATGGAGGCACTCCTATTAACATGCAAATGAGGAAACTTAATTATGGTGTTGATGTTGTCATCGGGACACCTGGACGGGTGATTGATCTGCTAAACAGAGGTTCCCTGAATTTGTCAGAGATAAAATTTGTTGTTCTTGATGAAGCAGACCTGATGTTGTCGGTTGGTTTTGATCAAGATGTCGAGACAATTTTGGAGAGAGTGCCCTCACAACGTCAAACACTGATGTTCTCTGCAACAATGCCGACTTGGATACGAAAGCTCACACAAAAGTACCTAAAAAATCCTGTTACAGTAGACCTT GTGGGTGAGGATGACCAGAAGCTGGCCGAAGGAATTAGTCTGTATTCTATCAGTTCAGAGAATCGTGAAAAACCTGCTGTCCTTGGACAACTGATTCAG GAACATGCTAAAGGTGGTAAGTGCATTGTGTTCACGCAAACAAAAAGGGATGCTGATCGATTGTCACACACCATGGGTCGAAGTTTCCAGTGCGAAGCCCTTCATGGGGATATCTCACAAGCCCAAAGAGAGAGAACACTTTCAGGATTTCGTGATGGGCGGTTTAATATTTTGATTGCCACTGATGTTGCTGCTCGTGGATTGGATATCCCAAATGTAGATCTG GTGATACATTTTGAATTGCCAAACTCTTCAGAAATATTCGTTCACAGGTCTGGCCGAACTGGCCGTGCTGGAAAGAAGGGTACTGCAATTGCGATGTACAACTATCAACAAAGTAGAGCTATCAGGGTTATTGAAAACGATGTTGGTAGCAAGTTCACAGAG CTTCCAAAAATCAATGTTGAGGGGTCTGACCTGATGGGTGCTGGCTTTGATTcctttggtggtggtggtggtggtggaggatttGGTCGTGAAGGGTATGGCGGGTCGAACTATGGGCGCTCACGGAGTTTTGGTGGACGTGGTGGTTTTGGCAACTCGGGCCGAAGCGGCGGGTTTGGTCGATCAGGAGGTGGATTTAGCGATTCTGGATTTGGCCGCTCAAGCGGTGGATTTGGTGACTCTGGGTTTGGTCGttcaggtggtggtggtggattcgGTGATTCTGGATTTGGTCGCTCAAGCGGTGGATTCGGTGACTCTGGGTTTGGTCGTTCAGGTGGCGGTTTTGGGGATTCTGGTTCAGGCCGGTCCAGTGTTAATCGTTCGGGTGGATTTGGGGATTCTGGATCAGGTCGGTTTGGTGGTGGTTTTGGTGGTTCTGGCTCAGGTGGCTTTGGCAGCTTTGGTGATAAGAAGTCGGGACAATCTGGTGGCTTTGGCAACTCGTCTTAG